In Salvia miltiorrhiza cultivar Shanhuang (shh) chromosome 4, IMPLAD_Smil_shh, whole genome shotgun sequence, the DNA window gtgttggtattgaagattggatcttcagttgtttcggttgtgtgcaccactgcacccgcaagcacacgttcaggtttgctgtgcacccgtaagaacttgccagtgaagttgttagtctgatcaaccgaccgtggatgtaggaagtgtttttcgaaccacgtaaaaatctctgtgttatttacagatttcagtatttactttcttacttgtgttctttccttcgtaaactgaaaactgtttaattgcaaagagaaacttaaagactgacaacgtgcttaactcacaggctattgggaaacaaaagtttttcgttgcatgtgttatcagtctaactgatctatcttctgatagtcagtaagattcataacatctctgtttaacAAACTCGACTAAAGCCTTACATGTATCAGTTAAgatctttgacttaactgataactctttactggagagtattcagtatcagtcgtcaaccctgttttggacctttggtcaaaactcttttcagtaaacaggttgtgtgagtttgtgtttgtaGTTTCGTTTTGAGCTCTGGTAAAgatcgaaaatagcctataaGTGTATTCTCCCATACACGTATTCGAAACCCTCCGTACCTAACAATAATATATGTGTGTTTaaagtttcaattttttctctcctttattaatattaaataagtaaataaattattacacaatttaagaaataaaatacatCAAACCTATTGACAACCACTTAAACAAATTGATTTAAAGAACTAATCCAAAAAAGAATACATCGATGAACCCAAATGTTAAAGAATACAAGTAAGAATCCCTAATGTAAACAGTATACCCATTATTGACGCCCAGGCGCCGccgctcttcttcttcttcttcactctTGACGCAAATTTGCTCGCCCTTCTTTTCTTCACGTCCATTTCACAGACTGCTGGGGCAATCCCACCGCCGCACGAACAGCTCTGCCCTGCCTTCTCTGGAAGCAGCCGCACCACGACCCGTCTCCTTTTTTCCTCGCTCGCTTCGCCTTCTACAGCAGCAGCCGCAACTGCAACACCTCTCAGTCAGGTACACAGAAGTCTGCCTCTCCCGCCTCGACTCCTCCAGTATGTAACTCATTTATGCCTGTAAACATCCCTTCTTTCTTCTCATTCTCCTTCTCCATCCGGACATGAGGACTATGGAGTGGGCGGCGAGAGGAGATCACCTACGCGGAGTACCTCGAAAGATGATTTTCATGGCGGTGGGAGCATTCGCCAAGGCTGTGGCCAATCTGCTTAACACCACCACCGTTTACAACGTCGAAACCCTCCTCCGCCTCGTCCGGCATCGCCCGCCTGGCGTCCCTCTTATCACCGTCAGCAATCACATGTCCACGTCAGTCATCCTCTCATGTAAAGTGGTACTTTTGTGTTGATTTTATGCTCGAAGTTTGGTTAAATACAGGCTATTTTGGACATTGTTTGATGCTGCCTATTGCGAGATGAAAATGGATTTGTGTTCTGCATCTGCATTCTTTCATCTGAACGATCTTGGCAAAAATCGTATTTGGTGAAGTTAAATTAGATGATGGTGATTAATTTACAGGGGGATTGTCCATGATAGCCGAATATATTGTTATTTGTATTCACTGGgtaataatgaaaatttcaATTGACTATTTTCTATTGTGCGGTAACAGTTACTCATTTGCTTGTATTGACTACATATACTGGAAATTACAACTGAGTTTTAATTGTTTCTGCTTCAGGTTGGATGACCCAGTATTGTGGGGATTCAAGGGTTTTCCCATAACGGATGTCGAGTTAGGGAGATGGGTACTTGCAGCTGAAGACATATGCTTCAAAAACCCAGTGTATTCATATTGTTTTCGACTTggtatgttttattttttagttgatATATGTTCTGCATAAGTTCTTTAGTGTTTGTACTGGCAATGGCCAGATTCTTGACGTTGCTGAATCCAATCCTCTTTGCTGGTTTCTATGATTGGATGTGATCTTGAAACATAACACAGTACACGTTTAAATGTCAACTGTTGATACTTGATACACTACATGAGAACAAGTGAAACTAGGAACTTGGAATACTTCAATTCAATAGCTGATCTTTGTTACATTAATGATGGAGAATTGGGGATTGcacattctttttctttttggtgttCAATCTATAACATTTAAATGGAATAATTCGTTTATGTTAACTTTAGGCTTTGCAAAACTTCCTCTACGAGATTAGAGTTACATCATGGTCTGGCTTAGTTGGGAATTGCTCACTACTTGTGATGCTCCTATTTCCAGCTATTACTGGTGGTTTCTTATGCTTACTTGATCTTTGAGTAGTGTTGCTAATAAATGATTGAATATTTGTTTGTTTATCAAGAATAAACTAGTTTTCTGAAATAACAATTACCTGAAGCATCATATTGAGTGTGAAATTAACAGGGAAATGTATTCCCATAACAAGAGGTGGTGGAATCTATCAGGAGCACATGAACGAGGCTCTTGATCGCTTGGCTAATGGAGCTTGGGTACTTTCCATCGTCTTGCTTCTTTTGAAATATTTGAAGAATATGGTGTACTCCCTTGTTGCACGTGTTTCTTCTTAAGCCATGTGTATATTGGTAGGAATTTACCACACTAtcaattattagtatctcattttttaTGTTGCATAATTTTGTTCTTCACCTCTATAATACACTGAGAGATTTGAACCTTTGATGTGAGCATTTACTTTTTGGGAAGGGCAAAAGTTTCTGTCTCACATTGCCTATTGGATAGTGAGTTTAGAACTAGTTATTTCAGTAAACTTCACGTCTTTCCTCAAACCACCGAATTTGAAGTGACCGTCCTTAGAGTTTTTTCTTCAATCAAACACTCATTCCATGGTGTAATAGCAATGCTTGATTGTATCAATACTATTTGTGATTTCGCAAGTGCTGAGGATCTTGGATTAGAGGATATCAAATGTTTTTATGACTCTGCAACCCAGTACCTATTGTAAGCTGCTAAATTTATCGTAACCGTCAATTGAAGACTTGTTTCATGGTATATGATGCCCAGTTATATAATTCTATTTGTAATCCCATATCTGCTCAGAATAAGAAATTCAAGGTACTAAATGTTTCTATGACCTTGCAACCCAATAACTATGATGATCCGTAGATAGCTACCAGGGTTGACTACTATCAAAGTTTATGATGTAAAGCAGTAATTTCCTCATGCATCTTTTATGTTGTTTGGTGAATATTGAGTTTAAGCAAACTGTCATATGTGAACCCAAACAATTAATTATGGTTGTGTTGTGATACCATGACCTGCTGCTACTGTTATAAATATATGTTTCCATAAATAGAAAACAATGAAGTTGCTCTGAAGTTTCTGTTTTTACTTCATTGCCAAATGAACAGTTGCATACATTTCCAGAAGGGAAAGTGTATCAAGAAGATGCACCTATACGGAGGTTGAAATGGGGAACTGCCAGTCTCATTGTTCGTGCCCCCGTAACTCCGATAGTTTTGCCAATAGTTCACCGTGGTTTTGAACAGGTATTCCTTGTGTCATCAATTTAATATGTCGTACCATAGAAGGTTTGGCAATTGTGATcttgcttttcttgtgcttGATGATCTAGGCAGATTGAGTTATGATTTTAACTAAATTAAGAAGTCATGAGCAAGTTAACAACCTATACTTTTTACAAGTTTCCATGGACTCTGTTTTACAAGATCACTTTGAGGTAATTTGGTTTTTTTAACTATCGAGTCTTCTTCTCTCTGTGAAGAAATGTATTGAGCAGAATTGTCGTTCACTACTGTTACTCATTTGCGCATTTGTTGTTTACCACATTGTCATATTTGTTCAACAAACACGTAATTGGAAAATGTGCAAAAACACCCTCGAAgtttatgtatgagcgcatatTCCCCCTGAAGATGTTTTGTGCGCATTGAGTCTGAAATCAACGTCAGATTATGTAATTAAAAGCCTGAATTATGAGATAACCGGGATGGGGTTGGTTTAGCTGACCGGCAACAGTGGGATTGCACTGAGAAGATGATGTCTGTGAGCGAAAGTTCTCAAAgcgggtttaattgcaccactATATTGGGATTCCGGACACAATTGTTACCCATACAATCTTTTAAGGAGATGCATTCCTTAATAAACTTTGAGGGTGTTTTTGCACTTTTTTACCTACACTTAATTTACCTCCTTACTTGAGAATGATGTAATTTCGGCTTAGCAAAATAAGAAGTTGTAAATGAAACAAATAACTCTTCATAACTGCATGAGTTTGGGTTTGTGTAACCCATTTTAAATAGTCAGATAATCTCGGTAACCTTTGCTGGAGTCAAACCATCTCTCACCTGCTAGAATGCAGAAAAAAATGAAGTATATCGAGTTCTGAgttgttgaatatatttttggtgAGCTGCGTAGCTTGGACAGTCTCAAGGTTATCAATCTATAGGGGTGAACACTGGTGGTTGGAGTTGCTGCATAATCTATCTCTACTGTTGTTGGAGTTTCTTGCTTTAGCTAAAGTACTTGAGATGTGTCCCGCAATATGATTAGTGGCTTGCACATGGCATTCATATTTTCTGTTATAGTTGTTTGTGGGCGTTTTGCAGGTTATGCCTGAGAATTATATGTTTGGTAGAAGGCCTCCTTTCCCTTTGGGCAACAAGGATATTGGAATACATATAGGCGAGCCAATTATGTTTGACATCCCAAAACTGAAGCAGGAGGCGCTACACATGTCCAAGGATGTTTCATTCTCTGGATGTGGATGGCCCAACACCGTGTGTGGACTGGATGAGGCTGCACAGAGATGTCTTTATATCAATATATCACACCATATACAACGACTCATGGAGACCTTGCGTATATCGTCTCTCAAATCCACCTGATTCTTCATTTTTCTCCATTTTTCCAAATACGAGCAGAAATAACGGCTTacttttaattgtaatttttgcCAAATTTCATTTCActattcaatatttattttacacTTATGGGTTTGTTTTTGCGTTcgaacaagaaaataaaaagattgAGGTACTATCGAATCACACCAAAAGTGATATCTCTTCCTACATGATAAGGGCCCGTTTGGTTTTCAGTATGGGATTAATCAGGATAAAATttatcctgataatttagtgAGGATTAGTCTTGATTTTTTATCTCACATgagtgtttggtattattagTTATTAATCCCATAAAACTGTTTGGTATTCCTTAGAATAGATTGGATTAACAACTCAAAAACCTAAATTGTCCTCCCATATTTTCATAAATGCCAAGCGCGCCCTCAAAAATAGGGCTGAATGCAGCGCCAATTCAAATACAATTTAAAATTCGAGATTTCACCTTCAAtcttttattgattttaaaaaaacaattatttcGATAAAATACACATGAAAACTAAATATattgatttcaaattttattaatttaaagtaATTTATTACCGCAAGACCATTGATTAAAGTCACTTGGCCTGTTTTTGCATTCAAAATGAAAACATTTCCTGATGCGGTTTGATAATAGAGGAAAATACTGTGAAGCATTTATTTCCTTTTCGTTTGAGCATAAATAGGCAGGGGGTGTATTTAAAATAATGGTGGAGGCAGTGAGAGACATACTAGGGCTTCGGAAACTCATCTCGATAATGGAGCCGGAGGGTATTCAAATTTTTGATAGAAATTTGGATAAAAATAATCGCATGGGGGGGGAGGTATTATTAAGCAGGGTTTATCATGGCAAATAAGGCGTTGACTTAGGATAAATCATGGCAAAGCCGCATTACTTGCACCCAATACCAAACTCAGTACAAACCagtactaatttaatttatatagggTATAACCCAATACCAAACGGGCCCTAAGTGTGGTGTGGATGGAAGGACAAGAGTTTAAAGAAAATATtatggagagagaaaaataaattgagatTTGTAAAAGTAAGTATAAAGAGAGAATAGGTGGTGGGTTCACTAGTTAATTAGTgtcttaattatttgttaaaaaaatgagaaatttatAATGGATATTCCATTATGGAAATTGAGATATTTATAATGATATGAAATGGACTCATTAGAATTGATTTGTTAGTCAATCTATCTATAtaactagtgtacctcccgcgctatgcgcagcgaatataaataaaaattgtgttttgtttaagaaaaataaataaaataaaaatattacacaCTTCTCGTATTTTCTAGAAATACACCCCCCATATCACATAATAATTGGTTGTATATTTATTaagaatattatatattaatagatATTTTACTATATCATCCATATTTTAGAAAAAGAATTATTCACTTTTCTATTATGTAGAGTAAAATTTAATAATCAATAACTTGAATGAGACTACTAAAAATGTACATATACACTCCTTTTTGTAtacaattttaagaaaaaattataatgatcaattaattggatgagagtttgagaaagtacgtgcacatatttacaaataatgaaaaataaaataatatatgttAACATAGCATATGTATTTtatatgaaaagaaagaaataactaagtataaaattaaaataacaattGTATTTTGTAATAATATACTGATATTAGTAAATATTTTACCGAGAAAGTACATGTACATAATTGTACAAaattaatatttcttaaaataaattatagatatataatatattattattttatgataatcagataatatgatattaatattttttatatataaaataaataaaaccacATAACttgataattttaaaaatttattaccATTTCTAACTTCAAGTAAAATATCATTACTTTATGAAGGAAAACATAATTGTTTACAAATATAAATTACTTAATACATTGCAAGTTTAAGTTATCATAACTTGCTCATTTTAATCTATCTTTTACATgttatatatcaaaataaaggtTATTTTATGATCTTTCATTCAAGATGTATATTACATATTTGATTTAGCACATAATTacttaaaaatagaaaatcggGTTCTATCtataaaatgagaaaagaaaaatggcttaaaaatagaaaattgtgTTATATATATTGAACCAATTTCAACATACTTAAAAATCGTGTATATACTTAAAAATATACACTCCTTTCATGTGTAAAAATAGAAACTCGTGTATATATTGAACCAATTTGACGGTTTTAGCAATATTTCGATGGGATTCAcagttttttttcctttttgaaaAAACGTGTGTCAACATGATTTAGTTTTAgttattcaattttttcaattccaaaattacccttcaaattaaatttattgacatttactttactttttatatatataaagatatataAAAGAAGAGTTTCTTTCTTCCATttattctctctttctctgtcTTTTTTAATCTCTTCTCCCactactatttttttcttttactttttttttatattttgattaatgaaaaaaaatattcaatatgcatcttaaatttaatatagtataaaaaaaacatcagaaatgaatttaaaacgaataagttatggaaaaaaaaattcaaacatttaattttttatttttcattaaaaatttacaattttttattcatgttcgtgtataatatatttatatatttattatgacacGTAattctctataataataatatatccTTTAATTTTGATGTTCGTGTATCGCACGAGTGGAGGTGCTACTTAATAAATATTTGTGACAATTTTTAAATACTTGTATGTCCTTTAAAATGTACTCTGTATCACATTTATTTTGAGACATGATCCCACATAactctttatatttttattctttaaaaatacaacacttaaaaaatactaataaattattttaaccatttaataatACATTATCTATCAAACATTTAAGGAACAAAGAGAATGTTATGTATAACAGTATAAATGAAGTGAAAAGAATTGAAGTATATACGTCCTTAAATGGGAAGACCAACGGAGGGAGAGGAATATTTACCTGGGATTTAACAATCAAACAAGTAAAAGAATAAACTAATGTAATTCTAAGTTTGGGTTGTGGGGCCCTTATGACATGTAGATAAGCTAACTAAGATAAGGCAATGTACAAAATGATGCGCCTAAATTTACAGCAATTTCCTCCTCCGCCTCCTTCTCCGGCGGCCACCCGCCTTGTTGCCTTCACCACCCCGCAGAACTACGCCGGCAGGCTCTCCCGCCTCATCCACCTCAATGGCTGGACTTCTCTCTGGTGCCCCACCGTCACCGTCGATCCCACTCCGGCAACTATCTCCGCCCTCCAGAACTTCTTGCTCCCACCCAATTTCCCTCTCCGCCACTTCTCTGCCGTAGCATTCACTTCCAGAACTGGAATCACCGCCTTCTCCGAAGCCTTGGCCGGAATCGACGCGCCTCCTTTAGCTCCAATAGGGGAAATTTTCACCATTTCAGCCCTAGGAAAGGATTCGGAGCTCCTGGATGAGCTTTTCATCGGTAGGTTATGTGAGAATCCGGGGAGAATTAGGGTTCTGGTGCCGCCAATGGCAACGCCGAGCGGCCTGGTGGAGGCGTTGGGGTTAGGTTTAGGGAGGAAGGTGCTGTGCCCCGTCCCGGCCGTGATCGGACTGAAAGAGCCGCCGGTGGTGCCGAAATTACTGGCGGATCTGGGGCGGCGGGGCTGGGCAGCGGTCAGAGTGAACGCGTACGAGACGCGGTGGTGCAGCGGCGTGGCGGAGCTGGTGGAGAGGATGCGAGGGGAGTGCGGAGTGGACGCGATTGTTTTCACGAGTACTGCGGAGGTGGAGGGGCTGCTGAAGAGCTTGGCGGAAGAGGGGTTGGATTGGGGAATGGTGAGGCGGATGTGTCCACGGATGGTGGCGGCGGCGCACGGCCCGGTGACGGCGGTTGGGGCGGAGAAATTGGGGGTGGGAATTGATGTGGTGAGTTCGAGGTTCGATAGTTTTGATGGGGTGGTGGAGGCGCTCCAGTATAGATGGAATTGCCTTGagcattaaaaattaaattttctgtgttaataattttttgtttaggttctaaacaaaaataaaaattgtttagTGAATACAGATAATTTTCATTTgttaacttttttctttttaatatttctCTATCTATTTCAATTGTACATGCttgtttttcaaaatatatagatttgttttCATGAAAAATGCATCTTTAGCTCATTTATCAACATATgcatttttagtttatttaattttttgagtaGCTCTAACATTAATGAAATGTcaaaaaattaatatggataTGGAGTatcttttttaattattctttttaatcTTTATGTAAAATTTAATCAATCTATATAATTGAGGCAGATGTAACACTCGTGTTTGTTCGGAATTATTATTCAATGAGGATTTAGATGAATCTTTTATGGCAAAGAGCGTCAAAATCCCTATACTTTTCCCGTTTTCGCATATTTCTCCTGACTTTAGAAATTCGCGATAGAATCCTTGACCGGTGATTAATTTCGTAATTTTCCGGCGACTAACTCCAATGACGTGTCACTTATGTGGCATAATTTTGCTGAGTCATTAAACTAAGTTTGCTTAGTCACGTAAATCAGCAAAAACGTCGTCGTTTGCCTATAGAATTAATTAACCCCACCAAatcaaattgtaaaagtaaaacTAAGGAAGGTAAAAAAACGAAGAGTCACTCACTCATCACTGTGTCATCTTCATCGGCTCCTGAGGAAGAAGGAAAGTCCGATATCTTCATTTTCAAGTGTTCCAACTGATTGCATCATCATCGGCGATGGCTAATCCGTAAGTGTGCTTCCTTATAGATGTTATTTTGAGTTTAATTTTTTGTCATATCCGAAGGGAACTATTGTACTGCATGTATGAGGAGAACCTTTGTAAAAGTTAAGTTTTGCAATGCATGTTGTCAAAGTTATGTTGATGATTGATTCTTTATTGTTTTGCTTGTTACAGTGATACTTTTACCTTGTTTGTGCGTCATGGGGGTGGGTTTGAACCAGTTAATGGTGAAGATCACTATGTTGGGGGTGTGATTGAGATTAGGTCTCGTCTTGATCCTGACTTATTTGGATATTTTGACTTAACTGAAATCGTAGAAAAAATCGGGTACACGAAATGGGCTG includes these proteins:
- the LOC131023763 gene encoding N-acylphosphatidylethanolamine synthase isoform X2, producing MRTMEWAARGDHLRGVPRKMIFMAVGAFAKAVANLLNTTTVYNVETLLRLVRHRPPGVPLITVSNHMSTLDDPVLWGFKGFPITDVELGRWVLAAEDICFKNPVYSYCFRLGKCIPITRGGGIYQEHMNEALDRLANGAWLHTFPEGKVYQEDAPIRRLKWGTASLIVRAPVTPIVLPIVHRGFEQVMPENYMFGRRPPFPLGNKDIGIHIGEPIMFDIPKLKQEALHMSKDVSFSGCGWPNTVCGLDEAAQRCLYINISHHIQRLMETLRISSLKST
- the LOC131023763 gene encoding N-acylphosphatidylethanolamine synthase isoform X1; the encoded protein is MRTMEWAARGDHLRGVPRKMIFMAVGAFAKAVANLLNTTTVYNVETLLRLVRHRPPGVPLITVSNHMSTLDDPVLWGFKGFPITDVELGRWVLAAEDICFKNPVYSYCFRLGKCIPITRGGGIYQEHMNEALDRLANGAWLHTFPEGKVYQEDAPIRRLKWGTASLIVRAPVTPIVLPIVHRGFEQLFVGVLQVMPENYMFGRRPPFPLGNKDIGIHIGEPIMFDIPKLKQEALHMSKDVSFSGCGWPNTVCGLDEAAQRCLYINISHHIQRLMETLRISSLKST
- the LOC131023763 gene encoding N-acylphosphatidylethanolamine synthase isoform X3; this translates as MLDDPVLWGFKGFPITDVELGRWVLAAEDICFKNPVYSYCFRLGKCIPITRGGGIYQEHMNEALDRLANGAWLHTFPEGKVYQEDAPIRRLKWGTASLIVRAPVTPIVLPIVHRGFEQVMPENYMFGRRPPFPLGNKDIGIHIGEPIMFDIPKLKQEALHMSKDVSFSGCGWPNTVCGLDEAAQRCLYINISHHIQRLMETLRISSLKST